One Paenibacillus sp. FSL H7-0737 DNA segment encodes these proteins:
- a CDS encoding STM4013/SEN3800 family hydrolase, with protein sequence MDMNTIVGTHDILMITLDTLRYDAAVMEESNCPNLCGTGSWEKRHTPGSFTYAAHHAFFGGFLPTPATTDKTEHIRMFHSRNTGMKTHPHTWLFDTPDIVSGLAAEGYRTVCIGGVIFFTKKNPLARVLPSYFQQSYWRMTFGVTNPRSTEHQVNHALKLLKDTPGEQRLFMFLNVSAIHGPNHYFIPGAKKDSVDSQRAALRYVDGELGRLFDAFRERGNPTFCLAFSDHGTAFGEDGYQGHRLAHETVWNVPYREFIL encoded by the coding sequence ATGGATATGAACACCATCGTCGGCACTCATGACATTCTTATGATCACACTCGATACTCTTCGTTATGATGCTGCTGTTATGGAAGAATCAAACTGCCCGAACTTGTGCGGAACCGGATCATGGGAGAAAAGACATACCCCAGGCAGCTTTACCTATGCGGCTCATCACGCCTTCTTCGGCGGTTTTTTGCCTACTCCAGCCACAACGGATAAGACGGAACATATCCGAATGTTCCATTCTCGAAACACCGGAATGAAGACGCATCCCCATACCTGGCTGTTCGATACACCCGATATCGTATCCGGGCTTGCTGCCGAGGGCTACCGTACGGTTTGTATTGGGGGCGTTATTTTTTTCACCAAAAAAAATCCACTCGCTCGTGTGTTACCAAGCTATTTCCAGCAAAGCTACTGGCGGATGACGTTCGGGGTCACCAATCCGCGTTCCACAGAGCATCAGGTGAATCATGCCTTGAAGCTGTTGAAGGATACTCCGGGCGAACAAAGATTGTTCATGTTCCTCAATGTCTCAGCCATTCACGGGCCAAACCATTATTTTATACCCGGTGCTAAAAAGGACTCCGTAGACAGCCAGCGCGCTGCACTCCGCTATGTGGATGGTGAACTGGGCCGATTATTCGATGCCTTCCGGGAACGCGGTAATCCTACCTTCTGTCTGGCGTTTTCTGATCATGGAACCGCTTTTGGCGAAGATGGCTATCAGGGGCATCGCTTGGCTCACGAGACCGTATGGAACGTCCCTTATCGGGAATTTATTTTATAA
- a CDS encoding STM4011 family radical SAM protein, with amino-acid sequence MNAVLYYRGSLTSCNYDCPYCPFGKTRDSAATLAKDRQGLETFVEWASLQGTAGHRLSIFFNPYGEGLIHRWYKEAMISLSNMEHVEKVAIQTNLSANLDFIHKLNRNKAAFWATYHPGQVSEDKFLTQCMTLYENNVPFSVGSVGIRSAFPAIASLRAALPESVYLWVNAYKDKPDYYTAEDLSILSKIDPHFAVNAMDYESLGQTCNAGNEVFYVQGAGLVKRCYKDRGVIGNLYRDGLEGLSAVRACRMKVCDCYIGYIHMPELKLQNIYGSGLLERIPYGAMNH; translated from the coding sequence ATGAATGCGGTCCTCTACTACCGTGGGTCTCTCACCTCCTGCAACTATGACTGCCCCTACTGTCCTTTCGGCAAAACAAGAGACAGCGCAGCCACTCTCGCGAAGGATCGACAAGGACTGGAGACCTTTGTCGAGTGGGCCTCTCTGCAAGGTACAGCGGGCCATCGGTTGTCTATCTTTTTCAATCCCTATGGCGAAGGGCTGATTCATCGCTGGTACAAAGAAGCGATGATCTCGCTCTCCAATATGGAGCATGTGGAGAAGGTAGCGATTCAGACGAACCTTTCAGCAAATCTTGACTTCATTCATAAGCTGAATCGAAACAAGGCTGCCTTTTGGGCTACTTACCACCCCGGACAGGTGAGCGAGGATAAGTTTCTAACGCAATGCATGACTTTGTATGAGAATAATGTGCCTTTCAGTGTAGGGAGCGTTGGGATCCGCAGCGCCTTTCCTGCTATAGCCTCGCTTCGCGCAGCATTACCGGAGAGTGTATATCTATGGGTCAATGCTTATAAAGATAAACCGGATTACTATACTGCCGAGGATCTTTCCATTCTTAGCAAAATTGATCCGCATTTTGCTGTGAATGCTATGGATTACGAGAGCCTTGGTCAAACCTGCAATGCTGGAAATGAAGTCTTTTATGTACAAGGCGCCGGACTGGTGAAACGCTGCTATAAGGACAGAGGTGTCATTGGCAATCTCTACCGCGATGGCTTGGAAGGCCTATCCGCTGTAAGAGCCTGCCGAATGAAGGTATGCGACTGTTATATCGGTTATATTCATATGCCAGAGCTGAAGCTGCAAAACATCTATGGATCAGGTCTGCTGGAACGGATTCCTTATGGCGCTATGAATCATTGA
- a CDS encoding STM4014 family protein has translation MMRKTGVILPSQSEPLMRPMIVIGIPGDKRTSGIQQARSDLGMPPAIILSYAEFLQGRSLGDLMEEQKKQIPRQSSVYNGVDLSAAPPLLRLESPGSSFEIERAIIALGAPDSDDMDDSLHPFADRPDPRPLRVKVARQLKEIQGVLHHPSQWFRGYCRMLARLQREANTACPGSLWLNDPTDIAAMTDKRQTQQILSEAGIPIPRPVGEDQQPTDYDSLREMMLSRRMHRVFIKLAFGSAASGVIAYQIHPVTGAEIALTTVGVEDYITRPPIYYNSGKLRRYTDTATISGIMNWIYQHGAYAEQWIPKAGLKGKAFDIRQLVVLREACHAVARVSPTPITNLHLRNQRMSLSEAGLSESVQEQVRNTAVQALAAFPRSGVAGIDVLVSGGSQQCFVADVNPFGDLLYDVKYRGCSTYEWEMKVLSARDYITPPSTPLIKEGLS, from the coding sequence ATGATGAGGAAGACTGGCGTTATCCTTCCATCACAGAGTGAGCCTCTCATGAGGCCGATGATCGTTATCGGTATTCCCGGTGATAAACGGACTAGCGGCATCCAGCAAGCGCGTTCCGATCTTGGAATGCCCCCTGCCATTATTTTATCGTACGCTGAGTTTCTACAAGGAAGATCGTTAGGCGATCTTATGGAAGAGCAGAAGAAACAGATACCCCGTCAGTCCTCCGTTTATAACGGAGTAGATCTCAGTGCAGCTCCCCCGCTACTGAGACTGGAATCGCCTGGCAGCAGCTTCGAGATAGAACGAGCCATTATCGCTCTGGGTGCACCGGATTCGGATGATATGGACGATTCCCTTCATCCCTTCGCCGATAGGCCTGATCCGCGACCACTCCGCGTGAAGGTAGCCCGACAATTGAAGGAAATACAAGGTGTCCTGCATCATCCATCACAATGGTTCCGTGGCTACTGCCGAATGCTGGCTAGACTACAGCGAGAGGCCAACACCGCGTGTCCAGGTTCGCTGTGGTTAAATGACCCTACTGACATTGCGGCCATGACCGATAAACGCCAGACACAACAGATTCTGAGCGAGGCAGGGATTCCAATCCCTCGCCCAGTAGGCGAAGATCAGCAGCCTACGGATTACGACTCTCTCCGGGAGATGATGTTATCCCGGCGCATGCACCGGGTATTCATTAAGCTAGCCTTTGGTTCTGCCGCTTCTGGAGTGATCGCCTATCAAATCCATCCTGTGACGGGGGCCGAAATTGCCTTAACAACAGTGGGGGTCGAGGATTACATCACTCGACCACCCATTTACTATAATTCCGGTAAACTGCGACGGTACACGGATACCGCCACAATCTCGGGAATTATGAACTGGATCTACCAGCACGGTGCTTATGCTGAGCAATGGATCCCTAAAGCGGGGCTTAAGGGTAAAGCATTCGATATTCGCCAGCTAGTCGTTCTCCGCGAGGCCTGCCACGCGGTTGCTCGGGTCAGCCCTACACCAATTACGAATCTGCATTTACGCAACCAGCGGATGTCTCTTTCGGAAGCCGGTCTGTCTGAATCCGTACAGGAGCAGGTGCGGAATACCGCTGTGCAAGCACTGGCTGCTTTTCCCCGTTCCGGGGTAGCCGGAATCGATGTACTCGTCTCCGGGGGTTCACAGCAATGTTTTGTCGCGGATGTCAATCCATTTGGCGACTTGCTGTACGATGTAAAATACCGCGGCTGCAGCACCTACGAATGGGAAATGAAGGTATTGTCGGCTAGAGACTATATCACACCTCCCTCCACACCGCTTATAAAGGAAGGATTATCTTAA
- a CDS encoding SLC45 family MFS transporter has protein sequence MKKVWLLGFGFFSISITWSLYNAFVPFFLEKYVHSVALISFLMTIDNYFALFLQPWIGNRSDRTTSRFGRRMPYLMIGMPFAAVLTMLIPFHTGLFTLLLFMMLMNLAMSLYRSPTVALMPDITPEEQRTKANGLINFMGGFGSILAFGVGSILYKSNPALPFIVAGLITLLCMFIVSRFIKENRDGVNVQMKLPSEAATATKPSRISFRSQLDRTTIFLLAAIFFWFVAYQGVETLFTLYGKHHLGLSEQAASFSLTFFSLAFVLFAIPSGWLGGRFGKKKMIIIGVCGLMTIFALVGFAKDLLLLRGLLLLGGVFWACININSYPYVVATGTEESIGTRTGMYYLVSSLAAISSPPLLGLMIDIFDYSILFYVAAISMAVALVCLFLMKGRKDVTNSIHSPGA, from the coding sequence GTGAAAAAAGTCTGGTTGCTCGGATTCGGCTTTTTCAGCATCAGCATTACGTGGAGTCTGTATAACGCATTTGTACCCTTTTTTCTAGAAAAATACGTACATAGTGTGGCACTTATCAGCTTCTTGATGACGATTGATAATTACTTTGCCTTATTCCTGCAGCCTTGGATTGGCAACCGTAGTGACCGCACTACCTCGCGTTTTGGACGCAGAATGCCTTATCTTATGATCGGTATGCCTTTCGCTGCCGTGCTAACCATGCTGATTCCGTTTCATACCGGACTATTTACACTTCTGTTGTTTATGATGCTAATGAATCTGGCCATGAGCTTATACCGTTCACCAACCGTCGCCCTTATGCCGGACATTACGCCAGAAGAGCAGCGTACAAAGGCCAACGGGCTGATTAATTTCATGGGTGGGTTCGGTTCTATTCTCGCTTTTGGCGTAGGTTCGATCCTGTATAAATCCAATCCAGCACTTCCGTTTATCGTAGCTGGACTGATTACCTTATTATGTATGTTTATCGTATCACGCTTCATTAAAGAAAATCGGGACGGCGTAAACGTGCAAATGAAGCTTCCTTCAGAAGCAGCTACTGCCACCAAGCCCTCTCGTATTTCCTTTCGAAGTCAGCTTGACCGTACCACAATATTTTTGCTAGCGGCGATTTTCTTCTGGTTCGTAGCATATCAAGGCGTTGAGACACTGTTTACCTTATATGGTAAACATCATCTCGGCCTAAGCGAACAGGCGGCCTCCTTCTCGCTCACTTTCTTCTCTTTGGCCTTTGTGCTGTTCGCCATTCCGAGCGGTTGGCTGGGCGGAAGATTCGGGAAGAAAAAAATGATCATCATCGGCGTATGCGGACTAATGACCATTTTTGCTCTCGTCGGTTTTGCAAAGGACTTATTGCTCCTTCGAGGGTTACTGTTGCTAGGTGGAGTCTTCTGGGCTTGTATTAATATCAATTCCTATCCTTATGTTGTGGCAACAGGGACAGAAGAGAGCATTGGTACACGAACAGGGATGTATTATCTCGTCTCTTCCCTTGCGGCCATCAGTTCGCCTCCACTATTGGGACTTATGATTGATATCTTTGATTACTCGATCCTGTTCTACGTGGCGGCGATTAGTATGGCAGTTGCTCTTGTCTGCTTGTTCCTCATGAAAGGCCGCAAGGATGTGACTAACAGCATTCATTCGCCTGGCGCATAA
- a CDS encoding phosphodiester glycosidase family protein has protein sequence MKKLLFPFFLAFLLCLVPVYTVCSSTAGAAPVPKNTVYVTKNNHSYIPLRLLNNFTGIHAEMNASDKRITITNADTKITLTVGQAAALVNDKPVTLTDSAFSDNGTVYIPLSFISKTLGFQLEWNQEASSVTLTNNGISSTVPVLTGALIKADSSPVVSASKTFKVGGRSFKAQTVTVSLLHPKVKLDVVLAGNTVGKVEDLSSLAKRNNAVVAINGTFFDAYTKGAYKAPYGYMVSGGKMLKNSSGDRRTIFTYDSNHLASLIPGLEFTNHFASGSMEGALQAGPRLLVNGKVSLNVAAEGFKDAKILTGGGARSALGLTRDHKLILLTTGGATIPQLAEMMKQAGAYQAMNLDGGASSGLYYNGKYLTTPGRQISNAIVVKYQ, from the coding sequence ATGAAAAAGTTATTGTTTCCGTTCTTTCTCGCATTTCTACTATGTTTGGTTCCGGTTTATACAGTTTGTTCCTCCACTGCTGGTGCTGCTCCGGTTCCGAAAAACACCGTGTATGTGACCAAGAATAATCACTCGTACATCCCGCTGCGTCTCTTAAATAATTTCACTGGTATACATGCTGAAATGAATGCTAGTGACAAACGTATAACCATTACGAACGCAGACACTAAGATTACACTTACTGTAGGACAAGCAGCTGCGCTAGTCAACGACAAGCCAGTCACACTAACCGATTCCGCTTTTAGTGATAACGGTACGGTATATATCCCTTTGTCCTTTATCAGCAAAACGCTGGGCTTTCAATTAGAGTGGAATCAGGAAGCCTCTTCTGTAACCCTTACTAATAACGGGATTTCATCAACGGTACCTGTACTGACTGGCGCACTTATCAAAGCAGATTCTTCCCCCGTTGTCAGTGCTAGTAAAACTTTCAAGGTGGGCGGCAGATCCTTCAAAGCCCAAACGGTTACGGTATCCCTACTGCATCCTAAAGTGAAGCTCGACGTTGTACTAGCAGGAAATACGGTGGGAAAAGTGGAAGACCTGAGCAGTCTAGCCAAGCGCAATAATGCCGTAGTGGCTATTAATGGTACGTTCTTTGATGCCTATACTAAAGGGGCCTACAAAGCTCCTTACGGTTACATGGTCAGTGGTGGAAAAATGCTCAAAAACAGCTCTGGAGATCGCCGCACGATTTTCACCTATGACAGCAATCACCTGGCCTCACTTATTCCCGGACTAGAGTTTACGAACCATTTCGCTTCCGGATCTATGGAAGGGGCTCTCCAAGCCGGACCACGTCTGCTTGTGAATGGTAAGGTATCTCTTAATGTTGCGGCAGAAGGCTTCAAAGATGCCAAAATCTTAACAGGCGGCGGAGCCCGCAGCGCACTCGGCCTCACTCGCGACCACAAGCTAATTCTGCTAACTACTGGTGGAGCTACTATCCCACAGCTCGCAGAAATGATGAAGCAGGCTGGAGCGTATCAAGCCATGAATCTGGATGGCGGCGCATCAAGCGGATTATACTACAATGGCAAATATCTCACGACCCCTGGGCGTCAGATTAGCAACGCGATTGTGGTTAAATATCAATAG
- a CDS encoding GGDEF domain-containing protein — MCEFKVAEVQIYLQTLFSILIAAAAGYLVLRLYRDISSKTPQKRAIHTGLSVIIIVASLWIMHQLGVETLLGNEVDDDGVIIPLVVYSLTIALCMFLLTRMNLVLAEREQLKELAYKDALTGLLNKNGMDHFWDRCKVNEQLAVLFLDLNRFKSINDSLGHHVGDLLLQEVGKNLIQFSSKRKRHIFRVGGDEFVIVAKGSTQKEAEQLAVRILEKTTKSYQLGEHNLFVSMSIGISISHGKVDHFRLLNEADTAMYAAKQLGTGRYSVYKN, encoded by the coding sequence ATGTGCGAATTTAAGGTGGCAGAGGTCCAGATTTACTTACAAACGTTATTCTCCATTCTCATCGCAGCAGCGGCCGGTTATTTAGTGCTAAGACTTTACCGGGATATTTCATCTAAAACGCCTCAAAAAAGAGCGATTCATACCGGTCTTTCCGTGATCATTATCGTCGCCTCCCTATGGATCATGCACCAGCTAGGTGTAGAAACCTTACTGGGAAATGAAGTGGACGATGATGGGGTTATTATACCGCTGGTGGTCTATAGTCTTACGATAGCCCTATGCATGTTTTTACTTACACGCATGAATCTAGTATTGGCTGAAAGAGAGCAATTGAAAGAACTGGCGTATAAGGATGCTTTAACGGGGTTATTGAATAAGAATGGAATGGATCATTTTTGGGATCGATGCAAAGTAAATGAGCAGCTTGCTGTTTTGTTTCTGGATCTGAATCGTTTCAAATCGATCAATGACAGCTTGGGGCATCATGTGGGGGACTTACTGCTGCAAGAAGTGGGTAAAAATCTAATTCAATTCTCCAGCAAAAGAAAACGTCATATTTTCCGCGTCGGCGGGGATGAATTTGTGATTGTCGCCAAAGGTAGCACTCAGAAGGAAGCGGAGCAGCTTGCTGTGCGGATTCTGGAGAAGACGACTAAGAGTTACCAGCTTGGCGAGCATAACTTGTTCGTATCCATGAGTATAGGGATCAGCATAAGTCATGGTAAGGTGGATCATTTTAGGCTGCTAAATGAAGCAGATACAGCGATGTACGCTGCCAAACAGCTTGGTACGGGGCGTTACTCCGTTTATAAGAATTAG
- a CDS encoding glycerophosphodiester phosphodiesterase, producing MKNIINFAHRGASAVCPENTMAAFRKGLELGATGIETDVQMTKDGGLVLIHDETLNRTTSGIGYVKDKTLAEILEVDAGSWFSPEFKGEKLPLLEDLLDLLQGRDTVLNIEFKNGTFFYPGMEEKVIAAVREFKMSDRVIFSSFNHYSLAHSKTIAPEIKTGILYGEGLYRPWDYAATLGANALHAYHQAVLPEFVEEAAKHGIAYHPWTVNDPERMKALIEAGVSGIITDHPDVLAGLLAK from the coding sequence ATGAAAAACATTATTAATTTTGCGCATCGCGGCGCATCGGCAGTGTGTCCGGAAAATACTATGGCAGCGTTCCGCAAAGGTCTTGAGTTAGGTGCAACCGGGATTGAAACCGATGTACAAATGACAAAGGATGGCGGGCTTGTTCTTATTCATGATGAAACCCTAAACCGTACGACAAGCGGAATTGGCTATGTGAAGGATAAAACCCTTGCAGAAATTCTGGAAGTGGACGCGGGCTCTTGGTTCAGTCCCGAGTTCAAAGGCGAGAAACTCCCCTTGCTAGAAGATTTGTTAGATCTGCTGCAAGGTCGAGATACAGTACTGAACATCGAGTTTAAAAATGGTACTTTCTTTTACCCGGGTATGGAGGAAAAGGTTATCGCGGCTGTACGGGAGTTCAAGATGAGCGATCGCGTGATTTTTTCGAGCTTCAACCATTATTCACTAGCTCACAGTAAAACGATCGCACCTGAGATCAAGACAGGAATTCTATACGGGGAAGGTCTGTATCGTCCTTGGGATTATGCAGCTACGCTTGGCGCAAACGCACTACATGCTTATCATCAAGCAGTGCTTCCTGAATTCGTCGAAGAAGCCGCTAAGCATGGCATCGCTTATCATCCTTGGACTGTTAATGATCCAGAGCGGATGAAGGCTTTAATCGAAGCTGGAGTGTCAGGTATTATTACAGATCATCCAGATGTGCTGGCTGGGCTTCTAGCTAAATAA
- a CDS encoding STM4015 family protein has product MTEVKLSIGYDEFEEGQRIGTEIEKLSSSPESSSLTSLIIGDWGQAYENSSEEVVESLVTHSASFPALRKLFIGEMGYEECEISWITQSDLSPLLPAFPELQSLTIQGGNELSLSELKHDKLEELIIISGGLGKAVLEQIATSQLPNLRKLELYLGVDNYGFDGSLADLLPLIEVGKFPKLTYLGLKNSQIQDEIASALANAPILDQLDTLDLSLGTLSDEGAELLLASDRIKKLKALNLSHHYMSDEMITRWKQSGLPVDVSDKQESDDEEDWRYPSITE; this is encoded by the coding sequence ATGACGGAAGTAAAGCTTAGTATCGGATACGACGAATTCGAAGAAGGCCAAAGAATTGGCACTGAAATTGAGAAACTTAGTAGCAGCCCTGAAAGTTCTTCGCTGACAAGTCTAATTATCGGTGATTGGGGGCAAGCCTACGAAAATAGTTCAGAAGAAGTTGTAGAGTCACTGGTTACGCATAGTGCTAGTTTCCCTGCTTTGCGCAAGCTTTTCATAGGCGAGATGGGCTATGAGGAATGCGAGATTTCTTGGATTACCCAAAGTGATCTATCGCCGTTGCTCCCTGCTTTTCCAGAGCTACAGTCACTCACGATTCAAGGTGGGAATGAGCTGAGCCTCTCAGAACTCAAACACGACAAGCTAGAAGAACTGATTATTATAAGTGGAGGCTTAGGTAAAGCCGTTCTTGAACAGATTGCAACTAGCCAATTGCCGAATTTGCGCAAGCTGGAGCTATATCTCGGCGTAGATAACTACGGATTTGACGGCAGCCTAGCAGATCTTCTCCCTCTTATAGAAGTAGGAAAGTTCCCTAAGCTTACTTATCTAGGTTTAAAAAATAGCCAGATCCAAGATGAGATCGCAAGTGCATTAGCAAATGCTCCTATTCTGGATCAGCTAGATACGCTCGATCTATCACTCGGTACCCTAAGCGATGAGGGGGCAGAATTGCTTCTAGCCAGCGACAGAATCAAAAAATTAAAAGCATTAAACCTAAGCCATCATTATATGTCTGACGAGATGATTACCCGCTGGAAACAAAGTGGATTGCCTGTTGATGTTAGCGACAAGCAGGAAAGCGATGATGAGGAAGACTGGCGTTATCCTTCCATCACAGAGTGA
- a CDS encoding histidine phosphatase family protein, with product MTTIGLIRHGSTAWNKEGRAQGHTDNPLDAEGVQQAVLLAERLSTEQWDYLYSSDLLRARQTAEVIATRLGMEIAGLVPGIREMNAGQIEGTTEQDRVERWGSEWKKLDLGLESPEASEIRGSQAIEDIAEKHPGSRILVVSHGAILRSSLRRLFPELNVTVLLSNTSITRIIKSDSTWNCELYNCARHLKI from the coding sequence ATGACTACAATAGGTTTAATTCGCCATGGAAGTACCGCGTGGAATAAAGAAGGCAGAGCGCAAGGGCATACGGATAATCCATTGGATGCTGAGGGTGTGCAGCAGGCGGTTCTTCTTGCTGAACGGCTCAGCACTGAACAATGGGACTATTTATATTCGAGTGATCTGCTTAGAGCGCGACAAACAGCAGAGGTAATTGCAACAAGGCTTGGCATGGAGATCGCCGGTTTAGTACCAGGGATCCGTGAGATGAACGCAGGGCAGATTGAAGGTACTACGGAACAAGATCGCGTTGAACGATGGGGAAGTGAGTGGAAGAAGCTAGATTTGGGACTGGAAAGTCCGGAGGCCAGTGAGATCAGAGGCAGTCAGGCCATCGAAGATATCGCGGAGAAACATCCGGGCAGTCGTATATTGGTCGTTAGCCATGGTGCGATTTTACGGAGTAGCCTTAGAAGACTTTTTCCAGAACTGAATGTAACTGTTTTGCTGAGTAATACATCTATCACCCGGATTATTAAATCCGATTCGACATGGAATTGCGAACTATACAATTGTGCACGGCATTTGAAGATATAA
- a CDS encoding STM4012 family radical SAM protein, translating to MTLSSFSLEELHGWKDNITANPYRSYLYSYPHKTAYRDLQPPMPLETLWRDEPAESFFLYMHIPFCGARCGFCNLFTLPDKRANVHATYVDALERQAKQWAAFTKHKPYARFAIGGGTPTLLAANQLRRLFHIAVDTMGLDTSSASISVETSPETITEEKLNILKEYTVDRVSMGIQSFVAAESAAIYRPQNPDEVYRALELLGKYDFPILNLDLIYGLPGQTVDSWLYSLNQTLSYDPEEIFIYPLYTREHTIVKPDDIQRQEDIRLDCYKAAEQLLKARGYRQYSMRRFAKETAGTDKRILDYSCQEEGMVGLGCGARSYTRNVHYASRYGVSRKATESIIADYVSADRYDTADYGIVLSLEEQKRRFILKAILHSEGLRLGDYSLRFGNSLWSDYPELSNLLHTGLGKEEDGVLRLTTEGMGYSDSIGDWFISGEIREQMERFVLP from the coding sequence ATGACGTTATCGTCCTTCTCTTTAGAAGAGCTTCACGGGTGGAAAGACAATATTACTGCTAACCCTTACCGATCTTATCTGTATTCCTATCCACACAAAACAGCTTACAGGGATTTGCAGCCTCCGATGCCGCTAGAAACCTTATGGCGAGATGAACCTGCAGAATCCTTTTTTCTATATATGCATATCCCGTTTTGCGGTGCTCGCTGTGGATTCTGCAACCTGTTCACCTTGCCTGATAAACGCGCGAATGTTCACGCTACATACGTAGACGCGCTAGAACGCCAAGCCAAGCAGTGGGCAGCGTTCACCAAACATAAGCCGTATGCCCGTTTCGCGATTGGTGGTGGAACACCTACATTATTGGCGGCAAATCAACTGCGTCGTTTGTTCCACATTGCCGTTGATACGATGGGACTGGATACGAGCTCAGCCTCCATCTCAGTGGAAACTTCACCGGAGACGATCACCGAAGAGAAGCTGAATATTCTAAAAGAATATACGGTGGATCGGGTCAGTATGGGCATTCAAAGCTTTGTCGCAGCTGAATCGGCGGCCATCTATCGCCCGCAGAATCCGGATGAGGTGTATCGCGCATTGGAGCTGCTGGGAAAATATGATTTTCCCATTCTAAATTTGGATCTGATCTATGGTCTTCCAGGGCAGACCGTCGACTCTTGGCTGTATTCGCTAAATCAGACGCTTAGCTATGATCCTGAGGAAATCTTTATTTATCCGCTCTATACCCGTGAGCATACCATCGTAAAGCCTGATGATATCCAGCGTCAGGAGGATATTCGCCTAGACTGCTACAAGGCCGCTGAGCAGCTGCTTAAAGCCAGAGGTTATCGCCAATATTCCATGCGTCGTTTCGCCAAGGAAACCGCAGGAACAGATAAACGCATTCTTGACTACAGCTGTCAGGAAGAAGGAATGGTCGGGCTAGGCTGCGGGGCTAGGTCCTATACCCGCAATGTGCATTACGCTTCCCGTTATGGGGTGAGCCGTAAAGCAACCGAGAGCATTATTGCCGATTACGTCAGTGCAGATCGTTACGATACTGCAGATTACGGAATTGTGCTAAGTCTGGAAGAACAGAAGCGCCGCTTTATTCTAAAGGCGATTTTACATAGTGAAGGTCTGAGGCTTGGAGATTATAGTCTGCGCTTCGGAAATTCACTCTGGAGTGATTATCCTGAACTGTCTAACCTGCTTCATACCGGCTTAGGGAAAGAAGAAGATGGAGTTTTACGCCTCACTACTGAAGGCATGGGCTACTCCGATTCCATCGGTGATTGGTTTATTTCAGGGGAGATACGAGAGCAGATGGAAAGGTTCGTATTACCATGA